A stretch of the Medicago truncatula cultivar Jemalong A17 chromosome 5, MtrunA17r5.0-ANR, whole genome shotgun sequence genome encodes the following:
- the LOC25494911 gene encoding E3 ubiquitin-protein ligase BRE1-like 2 isoform X2, translating into MQKDAAMGMNSSNADAVNGKVSPEKPAERAMGLSELKNSIEEVKIVNADRLSELQDSGEENQILTKQFEELQNELNDDKYVRTSRVYSLAKDQLQHWIAELDRFKSLTESLQASRTNIAKREKELNSKLESAVNARHIHDISDSRTDELKIQLQKCINERNDLEIKMEEAKQDIGRKDIKAEFGVMSSALSKEMGMMETQLKRWKDAAHEAVSLRAKAHSLREKLSGKTSELKSLANKCAEQDSEIKSSKAMIEKLQEENQELEFVLDMYGLEDYQKSLPEVRESESKAHSQAEMLKKALDEHGLELRVRAANEAEAACEQRLSAAEAEIEELRAQLDANERKKLEMTEAIKAKEAEAETYISEIETIGQAYEDMQTQHQRLLQQVAERDDCNIKLVSESMKAKHLHSTLLSEKQAFVDQLQKINSLIENSKKRIANSEEQIKHILSEAAKCTHDEKHLAAALEFARWELADAEKELKLLKSVASASEKEYEQIQKDVEAFEKELDSERSSRKKLEEELMEVNNQITELNSDAKKTAVQQLEEEIRVCKNMIKCTVCSDRPKEVVIVKCYHLFCNPCIQRNLELRHRKCPACGTAFGQSDVRFVKI; encoded by the exons ATGCAAAAGGATGCAGCTATGGGAATGAATTCCTCCAATGCTGATGCAGTGAACGGAAAAGTGTCTCCTGAGAAGCCTGCAGAGAGAGCTATGGGTTTGTCTGAGTTGAAGAATTCAATTGAGGAAGTGaag ATAGTGAATGCTGATCGTCTTTCTGAGCTTCAAGATTCAGGGGAAGAAAATCAAATATTGACAAAGCAATTTGAGGAACTTCAG AATGAACTAAATGATGATAAGTATGTACGCACTTCCCGAGTATACTCTTTGGCAAAGGATCAACTTCAACATTGGATTGCTGAATTGGATAGATTTAAATCATTGACAGAGTCTCTGCAG gcTAGCAGGACTAACATTGCAAAACGGGAGAAGGAATTGAATTCTAAATTGGAGTCTGCGGTTAATGCAAGGCATATCCATGACATTTCTGACTCTAGGACTGATGAGCTCAAGATTCAGTTGCAAAAGTGTATTAATGAAAGGAATGATCTTGAAATCAAGATGGAAGAGGCCAAACAAGATATTG GGAGAAAAGATATCAAAGCTGAGTTTGGTGTGATGTCTTCAGCCTTATCTAAAGAAATGGGGATGATGGAAACACAGTTGAAGCGATGGAAAGATGCAGCTCATGAAGCTGTATCATTGCGTGCGAAAGCACATTCGCTAAGAGAGAAATTGAGTGGGAAG ACAAGCGAACTCAAGAGCCTTGCAAACAAATGTGCTGAGCAGGATTCGGAAATAAAGTCGTCAAAAGCAATG ATTGAAAAGTTACAGGAGGAGAACCAGGAGTTAGAATTTGTTTTGGATATGTATGGTCTGGAGGATTATCAGAAAAG CTTGCCAGAAGTTAGAGAATCTGAAAGTAAAGCACACTCTCAAGCTGAAATGCTTAAAAAAGCCTTAGATGAACATGGTCTAGAGTTGAGAGTAAGAGCTGCTAATGAAGCTGAAGCTGCTTGTGAACAAAGGCTTTCTGCTGCAGAAGCTGAAATAGAAGAGTTAAGGGCCCAGCTTGATGCAAATGAAAG GAAAAAATTGGAGATGACCGAGGCTATTAAAGCTAAAGAGGCTGAGGCAGAAACCTATATATCTGAAATCGAG ACTATTGGTCAAGCATATGAAGATATGCAGACACAGCACCAACGTCTATTACAGCAAGTGGCTGAGAGGGATGACTGTAATATCAAG CTTGTATCAGAAAGCATGAAGGCAAAACATTTACATAGCACTTTATTGTCTGAAAAGCAAGCCTTCGTTGATCAACTTCAAAAGATTAATTCTTTGATAGAAAATTCAAAGAAGAGGATTGCAAATAGTGAAGAACAG ATCAAACACATTCTATCAGAAGCTGCTAAATGTACTCACGATGAAAAACACCTCGCAGCCGCCTTAGAGTTTGCCAGGTGGGAATTGGCAGATGCTGAGAAGGAGTTGAAGTTGCTCAAGTCTGTTGCTTCAGCTTCAGAGAAAGAGTACGAGCAGATTCAGAAAGATGTGGAAGCTTTTGAAAAGGAATTGGATAGTGAAAg GAGTTCACGGAAGAAGCTTGAGGAAGAACTAATGGAAGTGAATAACCAAATTACTGAGCTGAATTCTGATGCCAAAAAAACTGCAGTACAACAACTTGAAGAAGAAATCAGAGTTTGCAAAAACATGATCAAGTGTACTGTCTGTTCTGACCGTCCAAAGGAG GTTGTGATTGTGAAGTGCTATCATTTGTTCTGCAATCCATGCATACAAAGAAATCTTGAACTCCGTCACCGCAAATGTCCTGCCTGTGGAACAGCATTTGGACAGAGTGATGTTCGCTTTGTTAAAATATGA